Proteins encoded within one genomic window of Cucumis sativus cultivar 9930 chromosome 3, Cucumber_9930_V3, whole genome shotgun sequence:
- the LOC101222990 gene encoding aspartic proteinase A1, which produces MGTRLKLFIAVLFICFFMFPMVFCASNDGKVRIGLKRRKFGQNNRVASKIATKEGISLKNSVEKYQPSANLGDSDDFDIVGLKNYLNAQYFGEIGIGTPPQKFAVIFDTGSSNLWVPSSKCFSVACLLHSKYKSKRSSTYKKNGKSASIKYGTGAISGYFSEDNVKVGDLIVKKQDFIEATREPSLTFVLAQFDGILGLGFKEISVGDAVPVWYNMVDQNLVKEPVFSFWFNRNADEEQGGEIVFGGVDPDHYKGEHTYVPVTKKGYWQFDMGDVLINGSTTGFCSGGCSAIADSGTSLLAGPTTIITQVNHAIGASGVVSEECKAVVAEYGETIIKMLLAKDQPKKICSTLGLCAFDGERGVSMGIESVVDNTTQKSSNGLRDVMCNACEMAVVWAQSQLKEEKTQDQILNYIDGLCEKLPSPMGESVIDCDSLSTLPSISFTIGGKVFELKPEQYVLKVTEGPVTECISGFAALDVPPPRGPLWILGDVFMGSYHTVFDYGNSRVGFAEAA; this is translated from the exons ATGGGTACGAGACTCAAACTTTTTATAGCCGTTCTCTTCATTTGCTTCTTTATGTTTCCAATGGTCTTTTGTGCATCCAATGATGGGAAGGTTAGAATTGGACTTAAAAGGAGGAAGTTTGGCCAGAACAACCGAGTTGCTAGCAAGATTGCAACCAAGGAAGgaatttctttgaaaaattctGTTGAGAAATATCAACCTAGTGCAAATTTGGGAGATTCGGATGATTTTGATATTGTTGGATTGAAGAATTACTTGAATGCTCAGTATTTTGGTGAGATTGGTATTGGTACTCCCCCTCAAAAGTTTGCTGTTATTTTTGACACTGGTAGTTCAAATTTGTGGGTTCCATCATCTAAGTGCTTCTCT GTGGCTTGTCTACTCCATTCCAAGTACAAGTCAAAGCGATCGAGTACTTATAAAAAGAATG GTAAATCTGCTTCAATCAAATATGGGACTGGTGCTATTTCTGGCTACTTTAGTGAAGACAATGTTAAAGTTGGCGACCTAATAGTTAAAAAACAG GATTTTATCGAGGCAACTAGGGAACCCAGCCTCACGTTTGTACTCGCCCAATTTGATGGCATATTAGGACTTGGCTTTAAAGAGATCTCAGTTGGAGATGCAGTGCCTGTATG GTACAACATGGTTGATCAAAACCTTGTAAAGGAAcctgttttctctttttggttTAATCGGAATGCAGATGAGGAACAAGGTGGTGAAATCGTATTTGGTGGTGTGGATCCTGATCACTACAAGGGGGAACATACATATGTTCCAGTTACTAAAAAGGGATATTGGCAG TTTGATATGGGTGACGTCCTGATCAATGGCAGTACAACTG GATTTTGTTCTGGTGGTTGCTCAGCGATTGCGGATTCAGGAACTTCGTTATTGGCTGGTCCAACG ACTATTATTACTCAAGTTAATCATGCCATTGGGGCCTCCGGGGTTGTAAGTGAGGAATGCAAGGCTGTCGTTGCCGAATATGGAGAAACCATCATTAAAATGCTGTTAGCAAAG GATCAACCAAAGAAAATCTGCTCTACGCTTGGCCTGTGTGCTTTTGATGGGGAGCGAGGTGTAAG TATGGGCATTGAGAGCGTTGTCGATAACACCACCCAGAAATCTTCAAATGGTTTACGTGATGTTATGTGCAACGCATGTGAGATGGCAGTTGTATGGGCACAAAGCCAGCTGAAGGAGGAGAAAACCCAAGACCAGATTCTCAATTATATAGATGGG CTCTGCGAGAAGTTGCCTAGTCCAATGGGAGAATCAGTAATTGATTGTGATTCCTTGTCTACTTTGCCTAGCATTTCATTCACTATTGGCGGAAAGGTCTTTGAGCTCAAGCCGGAGCAG TACGTGCTCAAAGTCACCGAGGGACCTGTAACTGAATGCATCAGTGGATTTGCCGCTTTGGACGTTCCCCCTCCACGAGGACCCCTCTG GATCTTGGGGGATGTTTTCATGGGTTCCTACCATACAGTATTTGACTATGGAAACTCGAGAGTTGGGTTTGCAGAAGCTgcttaa
- the LOC105434789 gene encoding glycine-rich cell wall structural protein-like has protein sequence MASKIVFLVFLGAFLFSTSGARKLSTASFQDEKFFRRPRFGGGGLGGGGGGGFGGGGGGGLGGGSGGGFGGGSGFGGGVGGGAGGGGGGGFGGGGGGGLGGGSGFGGGAGFGGGSGGGLGGGGGAGGGGGFGGGGGGGLGGGAGGGFGGGAGAGGGFP, from the coding sequence ATGGCTTCCAAGATTGTCTTTCTTGTGTTTCTTGGTGCTTTTCTCTTCTCCACTTCTGGGGCTCGAAAGTTGAGTACTGCCTCTTTTCAAGATGAGAAGTTCTTCCGTCGTCCCAGATTTGGAGGTGGCGGATTGGGTGGAGGAGGTGGTGGGGGATTCGGTGGAGGTGGAGGCGGAGGGTTAGGTGGTGGTTCGGGAGGTGGTTTTGGTGGAGGATCTGGATTTGGTGGCGGTGTTGGTGGTGGAgctggtggtggtggtggaggaggGTTTGGTGGCGGAGGTGGTGGTGGACTAGGCGGAGGGAGTGGTTTTGGAGGTGGAGCAGGGTTCGGAGGAGGCTCTGGTGGAGGActtggtggtggtggtggtgctGGCGGTGGAGGAGGGTTTGGTGGGGGAGGTGGAGGTGGACTTGGGGGTGGAGCAGGAGGAGGGTTCGGTGGTGGTGCCGGTGCAGGAGGTGGATTCCCTTGA